One part of the Dyadobacter sp. 676 genome encodes these proteins:
- a CDS encoding DNA topoisomerase IV subunit B, whose amino-acid sequence MESTNVQYDESSIRSLDWKEHIRLRPGMYIGKLGDGSSVDDGIYVLVKEVVDNSIDEHMMGNGKTIEIKISEHRVEVRDYGRGIPLGKVVDCVSKINTGGKYDSGAFQKSVGLNGVGTKAVNALSNHFKVQSYRDGKTKIAEFQQGTLLHESEELQTSQRNGTYVAFEPDSTIFKNFRYIPQYLDNMIWNYCYLNAGLTINFNGQKYFSQNGLLDLLKSKSDPESLRYPIIHLKGDDIELAMTHGNQYGEEYYSFVNGQYTTQGGTHLAAFREAVVKAVREHFGKDYAPEDIRSSIIGAIAIRVQEPVFESQTKTKLGSNTITPDPNSTTVRTFVNDFVKERLDNFLHMNPESRDALKKRIEQSERERKELAGIKKLANDRAKKANLHNKKLRDCRIHLTDLKSDQRYETTLFITEGDSASGSITKSRDIQTQAVFSLRGKPLNSFGLTKKIVYENEEFNLLQHALDVENGVENLRFNRIIIATDADVDGMHIRLLLMTFFLQFFPDLVRNGHLFVLETPLFRVRNKKETIYCYSEEEKQAAIDKLGNKPEITRFKGLGEISPEEFGKFIGEDMRVEPVILQKETSIQKLLSYFMGKNTPERQRFIIDNLKIEKNVEELALAG is encoded by the coding sequence ATGGAAAGTACAAATGTTCAATACGACGAGAGCAGTATCCGGTCACTGGACTGGAAGGAACATATCCGCCTGAGGCCCGGGATGTATATCGGCAAGCTCGGCGACGGCTCGTCGGTGGACGATGGGATTTACGTGCTCGTGAAGGAAGTAGTCGACAATTCGATCGACGAGCACATGATGGGCAACGGCAAAACAATCGAGATTAAGATTTCCGAACACCGCGTGGAAGTGCGCGACTACGGCCGCGGCATTCCGCTGGGCAAGGTTGTTGACTGCGTTTCGAAGATCAACACCGGCGGTAAATACGATTCCGGGGCGTTCCAGAAGTCGGTGGGCCTGAACGGTGTCGGTACAAAAGCGGTGAATGCGCTTTCCAATCACTTTAAAGTGCAATCGTACCGCGATGGCAAGACAAAGATTGCGGAATTCCAGCAGGGGACGCTGCTGCACGAATCGGAGGAGCTTCAAACAAGCCAGCGCAACGGGACCTATGTGGCGTTTGAACCGGATAGCACTATTTTCAAGAACTTCAGGTATATTCCGCAATACCTCGACAATATGATCTGGAACTACTGCTATCTGAACGCAGGGTTGACGATCAATTTCAATGGGCAGAAATACTTTTCGCAAAACGGCCTGCTCGATCTCCTGAAAAGCAAATCCGACCCCGAATCGCTGCGTTACCCGATCATTCATTTGAAAGGCGACGATATTGAACTGGCGATGACTCATGGTAACCAATATGGTGAGGAATACTATTCGTTTGTGAACGGTCAATATACGACACAGGGAGGTACCCATCTCGCTGCATTCAGGGAGGCGGTCGTGAAGGCGGTGCGCGAGCATTTCGGTAAAGATTATGCGCCGGAGGATATCCGTTCTTCCATTATCGGTGCGATCGCTATCCGCGTCCAGGAGCCCGTTTTCGAGTCGCAAACCAAAACCAAGCTGGGTTCGAACACCATTACGCCCGATCCGAACAGCACGACGGTCAGGACATTCGTTAATGATTTCGTAAAAGAAAGGCTGGACAACTTCCTGCACATGAACCCCGAATCGCGCGATGCATTGAAGAAGCGGATCGAGCAGTCGGAACGGGAACGGAAAGAGCTGGCGGGAATTAAGAAACTTGCCAACGACCGTGCCAAAAAGGCCAACCTGCACAATAAAAAGCTCCGCGACTGCCGCATTCACCTCACCGACCTCAAGAGCGACCAGCGGTACGAAACGACATTGTTTATCACTGAAGGGGATTCCGCGAGCGGTTCCATTACCAAATCGCGCGACATTCAGACGCAGGCCGTGTTTAGCTTGCGCGGCAAGCCGCTGAATTCGTTCGGGCTTACCAAAAAGATTGTTTACGAAAACGAAGAGTTCAATCTGCTCCAGCATGCATTGGATGTGGAGAATGGCGTGGAAAACCTCCGGTTCAACCGCATTATCATCGCTACCGACGCCGATGTGGACGGAATGCATATCCGGCTGTTGCTGATGACTTTTTTCCTGCAATTCTTCCCCGATCTGGTGCGCAACGGGCATTTGTTTGTGCTCGAAACGCCGCTGTTCCGCGTCCGTAACAAGAAAGAAACCATTTACTGTTACAGCGAAGAGGAGAAGCAGGCGGCTATCGACAAGCTGGGTAACAAGCCGGAAATTACCCGCTTCAAAGGACTGGGAGAGATTTCGCCGGAAGAATTCGGAAAGTTCATCGGCGAGGATATGCGGGTGGAGCCGGTAATCCTGCAAAAGGAAACGTCCATTCAGAAATTGCTGAGTTATTTTATGGGTAAAAATACCCCTGAAAGACAGCGTTTTATTATTGATAATCTCAAAATTGAGAAGAATGTGGAAGAACTCGCTCTCGCAGGATAG
- the pheA gene encoding prephenate dehydratase, translated as MELQELRNRIDGLDDQLLSILNERMELVKKVGELKRSSQSIIYRPEREKQILDRLARHNNGLLTRQAIDAIFFEIFAVSRNLELPERISYLGPEGSFTHQAAESRFGAMSEYLVLPTIHSVFESVETGRAKFGVVPIENNQEGIVVETVDFLREKNLSIVAEMLLKVHFTFASQSDSLKSIKRIYSKDIAFRQCGKFISEYLEGMGIELIAVDSTSKAAKLASEEPDSAAICSSISARLFGVPVLFDNIEDSDQNQTRFLILAKDFTNVKSSDDKTTIIANLPNTNRPGVLYEFLKDFNDRGINLTKIESRPLRGEASFRAWFLVEFLGHMDDPQVQEIMQKYGTHLKWLGSYVRVA; from the coding sequence GTGGAATTACAGGAATTAAGAAACAGGATCGACGGACTGGACGACCAGTTACTGAGCATCTTGAACGAGCGGATGGAGCTCGTGAAAAAGGTGGGGGAATTGAAACGGTCCTCCCAATCGATTATTTATCGCCCCGAGCGGGAGAAGCAAATCCTCGACAGGCTCGCCAGGCATAACAACGGGCTGCTGACCCGTCAGGCGATCGACGCCATTTTCTTTGAAATTTTTGCCGTTTCCCGAAACCTGGAACTGCCCGAACGGATTTCCTATCTCGGTCCGGAAGGGAGTTTTACGCACCAGGCCGCCGAAAGCCGTTTTGGGGCGATGAGCGAATACCTCGTACTGCCCACGATCCATTCGGTGTTCGAAAGCGTGGAAACAGGCCGTGCCAAATTCGGCGTGGTGCCTATCGAAAACAACCAGGAGGGAATTGTTGTGGAAACGGTGGATTTCCTGCGGGAGAAAAACCTTTCGATTGTGGCTGAAATGCTTTTGAAGGTGCATTTTACCTTCGCATCCCAGTCCGATAGCCTGAAATCGATTAAGAGGATTTATTCTAAAGACATCGCATTCCGCCAGTGCGGAAAGTTTATCAGCGAATACCTGGAAGGCATGGGAATCGAGCTCATCGCAGTGGATTCTACTTCCAAAGCGGCCAAACTGGCCTCGGAAGAACCGGATTCGGCCGCCATTTGCTCATCCATTTCTGCACGATTGTTCGGGGTTCCCGTTCTTTTCGACAATATCGAGGACAGCGACCAGAATCAGACGCGCTTCCTGATCCTGGCGAAAGATTTCACCAATGTGAAAAGCAGCGACGACAAAACGACGATCATCGCGAACCTGCCCAATACCAACCGGCCGGGCGTGCTGTATGAATTTCTGAAAGATTTTAACGACCGGGGTATCAACCTCACCAAGATCGAGAGCCGGCCGTTACGCGGCGAAGCGTCGTTCCGCGCGTGGTTCCTGGTGGAATTCCTCGGGCACATGGACGATCCGCAGGTGCAGGAGATCATGCAAAAGTACGGGACGCACCTGAAATGGCTCGGAAGCTACGTAAGAGTCGCATAA